In Pseudoalteromonas tetraodonis, the genomic window CTACTGGGGTTAAGTTATTTAGTTGGTTGTTTACTATTTACCGTGGCCGTTTGCGCATTACTGTACCGGTACTTTGGACGCTTGGTTTTATGGTTACCTTTAGTATTGGTGGTATGACGGGGGTATTACTGGCAATCCCTGGTGCCGATTATGTATTGCATAACAGCTTATTCTTAATCGCTCATTTCCATAACACCATCATTGGTGGCGCAGTATTTGGCTACTTAGCCGGGTTTGTTTTTTGGTTTCCAAAAGCAATGGGCTTTAAGCTTGATGAGCGTTGGGGTAAAGCGTCATTTTGGTGTTGGTTAATCGGTTTTTTCGTAGCCTTTATGCCATTGTACGTACTCGGCTTTTTGGGCATGACGCGTCGCTTAAACCACTCTAATAATCCTGATTGGAATATCTGGCTTTATATTGCTGCAGTGGGTGCCGTGATTATTATGTTCGGTATTATTTGCCAAGTTATTCAGCTTTATGTGAGCTTTAAAAACCGCGAAGCGCTTGATGATATCACCGGCGATCCTTGGAACGGCCATACGCTTGAATGGTCAACGTCATCACCACCGCAATATTATAACTTTGCTGAAATCCCGCATGTTGATGATATTGATGCATGGACTGACATGAAAGAAAAAGGCCTAGCTTATCAAGGTAAATCTAGCTATAGCCCAATTCATATGCCAAAAAATACCGCATCAGGTGTGCTTATTGCTGCGAGTTTAACGGCGTTTTGTTTTGCCATGATCTGGCATATTTGGTGGCTAGCAGGGCTTGGTTTTATTGGCGCGATTGCGCTGTTTATTAACCGTGCTTACACCAGTGATGTAGATTACTACGTGCAAAACGATGAAATATTACAAATTGAAGGCGCGCATATTGCCAGTAACACGAAGGAGGTAAGCGCATGAGTACGTTATCTGCAACTCAAGGCCATGTAAATTTAGAGCCTCATAGCGTAAGTCATACGCATGAACATCACGATACCTCAGGCGATACAATCTTTGGCTTTTGGCTTTATTTAATGACCGATTGCCTTTTATTTGCCTCATTTTTTGCAACCTACGCAGTGCTTTATATGAACACCGCAGGCGGTGTATCGGGCAAAGATATTTTTGAGCTTGATTTTGTTGCCGTTGAAACTGCGGCGCTACTTATAAGTAGTATTACTTTTGGTTTTGCCATGATTGCCGCTCAAGGGCAAAAAAAGGCGCTGACGCTTGGTTGGCTCGCGGTCACTTTTTGTTTAGGCGCGGTGTTTATTGGTATGGAAATTTATGAGTTTCATCATTTAATTGTTCATGGCAATGGCCCACAGCAAAGTGCTTTTTTAACATCGTTTTTCTCATTAGTGGGTTTGCATGGCTTACATGTAACTGCAGGCCTTATTTGGATGAGCATAATGATGATAGAAGTGATCAAGCGCGGTTTAGGTAAACAAACCGTCACGCGCTTAAGCTGCTTAAGCTTATTTTGGCACTTTTTAGATATTGTGTGGATTTGTGTATTTACCGTTGTTTATTTAATGGGAGCAATGTAATGAGTCATAGTGAAACGCATGCTTTAGCGCAAATGCAAAGCCAACATCATGATCAGTCACACGGCAGTGTTAAAACCTATCTTATTGGCTTTGTCTTATCAGTGATTTTAACGGCCATTCCATTTTGGATGGTGATGGAGGGCGATTTTTCAAAAGTCATCACGCTTTGGAGTATCGTTACTGTTGCAATCGTGCAAATTTGGGTGCATTTAAAATACTTTTTACACCTTAATTTCACCACTGATGAAGGCAAAGCGAATACCTTTACCTTCTTGTTTAGCGCGTTGATCATCGTCATGGTGGTTGGACTGTCTGTTTGGATCATTTATGAATCAAACGCAATGATGATGTATTAGAGGTTTCAGATGTTTCGCCGTTATTTAGCTGTTACTAAGCCAGGTATTATTATGGGGAATTTGATCAGCGTTGCCGGTGGTTTTTTACTTGCCGCCCGCGGTGATATAGACCCATGGTTAATGTTGGTTACCTTGGTTGGTTTATCGCTTGTTGTTGCATCGGGATGTGCCATAAACAATGTTATAGATAGAGACATTGATGTTGCTATGGCGCGTACTCGCTCACGTGTAACTGTAACGGGCGAAATGTCTGCAGAAGCCGCTTTAAGCCATGGCGTGTTATTAGGGCTAATTGGCTTTGGCTTATTAATCGGCTTTACCACTCAAGCGGCGGTATTTTTTGCCGCCTTTGGCTATGTGATTTATGTCGGGGTGTACAGCCTCTACATGAAACGCAACTCTGTTTACGGCACCTTTATTGGTAGTCTGTCGGGCGCAGTTCCTCCTGTTGTTGGCTATTGCGCCGTTACGGGTGTGTTCGATATGGGGGCATTAATACTGCTGGTGATGTTTAGTTTGTGGCAAATGCCGCACTCATATGCGATTGCTATTTTTCGCTTTAAAGATTACCAAGCCGCTAATATTCCAGTATTGCCCGTGGCGCAAGGTGTTAATAAAGCTAAGCGCCATATTGTTCTTTATATTGCGGTATATGCTTTAGTGGTGATGCTATTGCCAATTAGTGGTTATACCGGTGCTGCCTTTATGGCCGTTGCCTGTATTACGAGTTTTTGGTGGTTACTTATGGCACTTAGAGGATACCGCTACAATATAGATACTACCCGTTGGGCACGCCAAGTGTTTGCGTTTTCTATTATTAATATTACCGCTTTGAGTATTGCGATGGCGGTAGATTATCAAACAATTGCGCCACAATTAGTGGCGCTAAACTGATCTTATCTGATCAGTGAACCGAGTTAATTCCCAAAGTTAACCAAAGGCTCTGAGCATTGCGAGGAGCCTTTTTTCGTCCCTAAAACAAAGCTAAATTATTTACTTAAGCTTTCAGCATCATAAAACATGGGTTTCAATGTGCCACAATTTATAAACTTATAATTGAGCTCATCAGCAGAGGGCACTTCAGTTGAGGTGCGAAACTTTTGTAAACAGGCACCACTTAAATTAACAAACATTATATGATGATAGCTTGGTGGCTGAGTTATTTGGTGAATATAAATACGCTCGTTATTTTTTAGCGTAACCATATCGTACTGTTGCCATTTTGAGGCTGGGCTTAAATCAGTTAGCTCACGAGTAAATAACTGCTCGCTAAGCTCTATTAATTTATCACTATAAACTAAGCTACCTCCTTGTCTAAAATCTCCAAGATACACATCTGCGGTAATCGCGACTTCTTCGCCTCGCATTAAGCGTTGAATATTAAACGGCTTTGGTTTTACTGTAACTAACTCAGCATCGCGTACTAAATTTAAAAATGGAATATCAGATACATCTACCTTGTACATAACATGTACATCATAAGGAAGCTCAAAGCTTGGAATGTTAATCGCGTATACACTTGAACCTTTATTAACCAACACCATGGCATGCTCTGCTTCATATTTGGGGTTCAATGGCGGAAGTTCTGGTGGCTCTTCGGCATTAACAAGCGAGCTGGTACAAAATATAATGCTGATAAATAAATATACGAAGTAGGGTAGCCGCATAATAACCTCAATTAATTTATAGATATAAAGTGTAGTATACATTTATACATAATTATCTTTAGTTATATTTTAGTAAAGCTTAAACGTGATACACACTAAAGCTTTAGTGTGTATCAGTACATTTAGGGTTAGCTATTATCTAATTGCTTTTTTCACTTCGCGCCAGTCAATAATTTTAAAGTTTTGTGGTTGTAGAGGCATGCGATTGTAGCCATCTTGTACTATAAGCATGCCTTCAGGGTAACCTGGCAAAGCCGTTGCTGTAACGGTTAAACCGTCAGTTTCACCTACGCCATCAATGCCTTTATCTAGGTTTGCAATTACATTAAACTTACCTGCAAAGCTTAGACTAGGCTCTTTGTCATCTGAGATTTTATAAAGCACATAGCTATTATCGCCTTGGCTTGATACCACTAAATAGCGAGCATCATTAGCATGATAAATTTCCATACCTTCAACATCTGCCACCAGTTGCTCATTAACTCTTTGTAGCTTTACTGCTTTGTTACCAGCGGTAGGCTCTGCACCGATATACCAAATGCCTGCATCTTCTTCACCTGCAAATAGTTGGCCTAGATTATCATCAGCACTACAGCCTTCAGGTTGGCTTGGTAGAGTAAACTCTCTAACCAGTTCACCACTTAAATTACTTTGCTCACCGGTGAGTTTATACTGCTGAAATAAACCTGATTTATCATTAACAAACACGTAATGGCCAGACTCAGAGGAATACATACACATACCGTAAATCTCAGATAGGTTAGTGGCTATTTCTGTCACATGGTTTACTTGGTTATCGCCATCTACAGTAAATACGCTAATGCTATTAAGAGTACGGTTACTGGCAGTGATCCACGTATGGGTCTGGTTGTTTATACCTTGATGTTGGCGCACATCAACATTATTTAAACGCCCAACATTAAGCGATTGTACTTTGCTGCCAGCAAGGTCATAAACCATCAAGCCGCGGCGTTTATCTGTGCCTAAAATTAAGCTTTTTTTAGCGTCTTGCTGATTAATCCAAATAGCCGGATCATCTGCTGCATCACCAAACGCAGCAACCGGTGTAGTTTGTGCGCTGGCATGAAGGTGAGTCATCGCGACATTGTTTTGTGAAGTCGCTGTTTGCGCTGTGTAGTTAACGCTTGCTTGAATGTAAGCGCCTGTTTCATCATCAATTAATACCAGCTGGGCTTGACTGTCATTGATAAAGCTCGCTGCAACAGACTCTATTGTGTGCTCACCTGCCAGTGACCATTGGCTTAGCTTGTCTGTTTGAGCTTGGTAAGCATAAACCTTATTACCATCAGTGGCACTGAGCCATAAAGTACCGTCTTGTGATACCGATAGAGCCCCAATTTCACTGTTTAATTCGCCGTAGGGTTGTACCAAAGCCACAGGCTGCTTATTGGCATCAGATTCTGCATCCGCGTTAATGGCCCACACTCCGAGCTCTGCTTCACCCACATACAGGGTTTTTGTGTCGTCATTTACTGCACAACCTGAAGCCTCTGTGACTGCAGAGAACTCACGTACTGCGATATTTTTAGCTTGGTTAGTGGCTAAATCATAAATAACCGTTTCGCTGATCAAGCCGCGAACATCTGGCACAAATGCTGATACAGTTTTGTTATTGCTATTTTTAAATAAACACACGGCATCGGGCTGGGCTTGAGGTGGACTAATGCGGGTGAGTTCATTTAGCTGCCAAGTTTGGCCATTTTTTATAAGCTTAAAAATAACCACATTATCTTGGTTGTTATCTAGAGTTGCCAATAAAAATTGCTGCGCTGCTATTTTTTTCAGTGAAATTGACTCAAAGTTACCGGCGAGCAGCACACTGTCTTTCTCGTTATCGGCAAGTAATAAGCCTTGGCTTTCGCTCGCTATTAGCCATTGATTATTACCTAGCGATGCTGCTTGAGAGCCTTGCATGTTTTGTTGTGGGCCGAATAATTTGGTTTCAATGTCTGTTTTTTCAATATATGGTTTTGTAACTGCTGCATTATTTTGCGTATCGTTATTACGTGTACAGCCGCTTATAGTAGTCAATAGAAGTGCACTGCCAAGCACAGCTGAAATTGTATTTAGTTTAAAGTTCATTATTTTATCCTTTACTTATCTAGGTGCTTTTCAGTGCTAAAACGTACTTCACCAAGGTGGTTAATCGCGCTCATTGTTAGCGTTTCGCCATTGATAGAGATACTTAAAAAACCCGGTGTTGCTTCTGCGTAGCGGGTAAATTCACGTTGTTTGACAAACCGTGCTTCACTGCCACCACCAGAGACAAAGTGAGCCACCTTGCTATTTTTTGGTTGATTGTATTGCAAGTCATGCTCGTGCCCTGCGATATAAACGTGCACGTTATGGCGTTCTAAAATAGGTTCTAAAATGTCGCGAAGACCTTGGTTGCGACCAAAGCGTTTACCGCTAGAGTAGAGCGGGTGATGGCCAACAACAATTTTCCATT contains:
- the cyoC gene encoding cytochrome o ubiquinol oxidase subunit III is translated as MSTLSATQGHVNLEPHSVSHTHEHHDTSGDTIFGFWLYLMTDCLLFASFFATYAVLYMNTAGGVSGKDIFELDFVAVETAALLISSITFGFAMIAAQGQKKALTLGWLAVTFCLGAVFIGMEIYEFHHLIVHGNGPQQSAFLTSFFSLVGLHGLHVTAGLIWMSIMMIEVIKRGLGKQTVTRLSCLSLFWHFLDIVWICVFTVVYLMGAM
- the cyoD gene encoding cytochrome o ubiquinol oxidase subunit IV, producing the protein MSHSETHALAQMQSQHHDQSHGSVKTYLIGFVLSVILTAIPFWMVMEGDFSKVITLWSIVTVAIVQIWVHLKYFLHLNFTTDEGKANTFTFLFSALIIVMVVGLSVWIIYESNAMMMY
- the cyoE gene encoding heme o synthase, with protein sequence MFRRYLAVTKPGIIMGNLISVAGGFLLAARGDIDPWLMLVTLVGLSLVVASGCAINNVIDRDIDVAMARTRSRVTVTGEMSAEAALSHGVLLGLIGFGLLIGFTTQAAVFFAAFGYVIYVGVYSLYMKRNSVYGTFIGSLSGAVPPVVGYCAVTGVFDMGALILLVMFSLWQMPHSYAIAIFRFKDYQAANIPVLPVAQGVNKAKRHIVLYIAVYALVVMLLPISGYTGAAFMAVACITSFWWLLMALRGYRYNIDTTRWARQVFAFSIINITALSIAMAVDYQTIAPQLVALN
- a CDS encoding phytase, with product MNFKLNTISAVLGSALLLTTISGCTRNNDTQNNAAVTKPYIEKTDIETKLFGPQQNMQGSQAASLGNNQWLIASESQGLLLADNEKDSVLLAGNFESISLKKIAAQQFLLATLDNNQDNVVIFKLIKNGQTWQLNELTRISPPQAQPDAVCLFKNSNNKTVSAFVPDVRGLISETVIYDLATNQAKNIAVREFSAVTEASGCAVNDDTKTLYVGEAELGVWAINADAESDANKQPVALVQPYGELNSEIGALSVSQDGTLWLSATDGNKVYAYQAQTDKLSQWSLAGEHTIESVAASFINDSQAQLVLIDDETGAYIQASVNYTAQTATSQNNVAMTHLHASAQTTPVAAFGDAADDPAIWINQQDAKKSLILGTDKRRGLMVYDLAGSKVQSLNVGRLNNVDVRQHQGINNQTHTWITASNRTLNSISVFTVDGDNQVNHVTEIATNLSEIYGMCMYSSESGHYVFVNDKSGLFQQYKLTGEQSNLSGELVREFTLPSQPEGCSADDNLGQLFAGEEDAGIWYIGAEPTAGNKAVKLQRVNEQLVADVEGMEIYHANDARYLVVSSQGDNSYVLYKISDDKEPSLSFAGKFNVIANLDKGIDGVGETDGLTVTATALPGYPEGMLIVQDGYNRMPLQPQNFKIIDWREVKKAIR